The Tolypothrix sp. PCC 7712 region CGGCTAATCGGGCTAAAAGTGAATTTCTGGCGAATATGAGTCATGAATTGCGAACACCACTCAACGCGATTCTTGGTTTCACCCAAATCATGACCCGCGAAAATACCTTATCCAGCGAACATCAGCAACACTTAGCAATTATTAATCGTGCTGGTGAGCATCTATTAAATTTAATTAATGACATTTTAGAAATGTCGAAAATTGAAGCTGGTAGAACGACTTTGAATGTCACTAGCTTTGATTTAATTCATTTATTAAAAAGCTTGGAAGATATGTTACATTTCCGGGCTGCTGCTAAGAACTTACAGTTGCTATTTGAATATGCTGATGATATTCCTCAATATGTGCAAACTGATGAAAGTAAATTACTGCAAGTTCTGCTCAATCTTTTAGGGAATGCTATCAAGTTTACTCATCAAGGTAGCGTCATACTGCGAGTAACATCGCAGCAGCAAGAGCAAAATTCAGACCATGTTACCCAAATTGTATTTGAAGTTCAAGATACTGGCCCCGGTATTGCACCCCAAGAAATTGATTTATTATTTGAAGCCTTTGGACAAACTGAAACTGGTAGAAAATCGCAACAGGGAACAGGACTCGGTTTAGCCATTAGCCGCAAATATGTACAATTAATGGGTGGAGATATTAGCGTTAGTAGCACTTTAGGCGAAGGAAGTAAATTTACTTTTGATATTCAAATTAACCTCGCTTCAGCTAGCGACATTCATCTCCAACCAACTAAATCCCCTGTTATTGGTTTAGCACCTCATCAAGAACAATATCGCATCTTAGTAGTTGATGATGCTAGAGAAAGTCGTTTATTGATAGTTGAGCTATTAACATTTATCGGTTTTGAGGTGCAAGAAGCTACTAACGGCAAAGAAGCGATCGCGCAATGGCAAGAGTTGCAACCACACCTAATTTTTATGGATATGCGGATGCCGATTATGGATGGCTACGAAGCCACAAAATTTATTAAAGCTTCCGAAAGCAAACTTTCTATACCTCAGCGTCGCACGATCATTATTGCCTTAACTGCCAATGCTTTTGAAGAACAACGCGGCGCTATGATTAAAGCTGGTTGTGATGACTTAATTAATAAACCCTTCCGCGAAGAAATTTTACTAGAAAAGCTGAGTACTTATTTAGGAGTCAAATATCTTTACCAGCAAGACAGCAATCAATTAGTCAAGGCGAAGCTTAATAAAAAAGAACAAATTCTCACTTCTACCGAATTACTACCTTTGTTATCGCAAATGTCACCGGAATGGCTCACCCAGCTCTACCATGCTGCGGCTCAGTGCAGTGATGGCATGATTTTAGACTTACTGGATCAGATTCCCACAGAAAATCCTGTTTTAAAAACCTTTTTAACTGATTTAGCAGATAACTTTCAATTTGAAAAAATTATGGAACTCGCAGAGCAACCAGATATTTTTTCATGAGATGAGGTAGATGAGGGAGCAGGGGAAGAATAAATTACCAATGCCCAATGCCCAATGCCCAATGCCCCAATACAATTTTTACACCCTGCCCAAGTATGAAAATCTACCCGCCTTATTCTCTACCTAAAATTTAAAAATCCCCGAAAACTATTTATATAGGTACTATTGCCAAATTTTTATAAGCAGATATACTGAATATATAGAGACTCAAAAAAACTCTCGCATCTACAAAAAAAGTGAGAAGCTAGCTACAAGATATAGCAGCTAGCTTCTAAGGGTATCTACCGTTTTTCGTCTTCAGCCGCTTACTGCTCCAGTTCTCATACTAAGTTTGTCATTTTTTTTTGTCAAGCTGTCATTTAATTAAGACAAAAAAAAATGTCTTGCATTTGTGACTTCATGAGAGAAAATAAAAGACAAGCGTAATATTCAGGATTTCGGTATATGACTGACAGAAGGCGTTCTGATGATTACAAGCAAATCAGCGGCTATATTCCCCTAGATTTAGCGCTGGAGTTCAAGAGCATCTGCGCTCGTTTGGGTATTTCCCAAAGCGATGCGATCGAAGAGATGGCCCATGAGTGGATAGCCCAAAAAACGGGTTCTCGCTCGAACAGTTCTCGAAATGCTGCTCCCAAAACCATTGCTGATTTAGTGCGAACCAATATGACAGAACTGAAACGCTGTGGAATAAAAAACTTATCAGCGTTAGCCAAGGGTGAAGTTTTACCTACACCAGGAGACTTTGCAATTATCACATCGGCTTTAGCCATCCCGGAGGAGGAAAGAGTAAAGATTTGGGAAGAAACTTTTAAATTGTCCGTATATCAAGATACTAGGGGTGTAAAAGTGTATAGAGATTCTGGAGGTGTCAAAGAAGATGAGTGTGAGTATTCTTAGAATCCTCAACTTACCGGGATGGAATTATAAAATGTCTTATGAAGGAGTTTCAATTGTTGCTCCTACTAAGCGTGATGCTACGCAGCTTGCTCAAAGCTACGGAGACGCTCTCAGTGAAACTGCATACAGAATTAATGGGAAAGTGCGGATTCGCTGGCGAGGTTGTAAGAACCCAATTGAATTTTTTGGGTGGATGGCGACGCAAGAACCGCCAACATCCGCAGAAACTGCGGAACGGATATTACAATATCAAGGTTCTGTGTTTTGTAGCCAGTTGCAAATACCGTCAGAATTGTTGTACCGCATGGTAGCTGCTGCAGAAAATGAGCGCCCTGTGAGTATCGTCAGACAAGATACTCGCAAGCAAATCATTGTTAATCAGCCAATGGCTGAGATGCTAGAGACACCACCAGAAATTGCGACTCAGAGGGTAATGACCCAATTTTGGCTACCTGAGGATTTAGCAGAACTGGAACAAAGGTTACATAATGATCGCCAGTTCACCTGGACATATTCTGCGGGATTGAATGAGCGCGCTTGGGCGATACTCACCACTCAATTCGAGGCTTTTGAGGTTGATGGTATTTGGTATAGACAGGGAACCTGTTTATCAACGCCTCAACTTGTGCCGATTCCACCAGGGGTATTGGAACAGGCTTAAATAAATAATTTGACTCCTTCAAGAATTTAAAAATCATCAGGTGCGTCCTTTCTTTTGCAATTTCAGGGTGCGCTCCTTCAAAATTTGCGATATTAAATTTTGCGAAAAGTTGCAAGGAGGGTTTCCCTACGTAGCAAACTTTTCAAGACGGATTTTGGAGGAAAATTTGTGAAATTAAATAATACAGAATTTAATTAATAATTCCTGCAATCATTCTCGAGTAATTGAGATTTTGGACTATTATTAGCCCTCTTATGTCACTTGCGGAAAACAATAATCGGAGCGAAACTCTGAAACTTTGATTTGATAAAGTTTTGAGCTTTTATTTTCTAACAGAAACTAAAATTTATAGCCAAAAACTGAAAAGTAAAACTCTCAAAGGCTTTCAGGCATTGGTTTCTCCCAAAGTGACAGAACAGGGTTAGTCACATGTTTTTTTCAAAACCTCATTCCTCATCCCAAAAGTATCTTATTTACCACTTCCAAGGGCGGAATCTAGGTTTCAGATTTAGATTCGTTATCTGATGTGGTTTGTAATCCTTTTAGCTGTGATTGTGCATCTTTATAGCTATCTTGATCGCCTCTTTGCTTAAATAATTTTGCGGCTTGCTGAAAATCTGCGATCGCGCCTTTTTTCTCCCCTAATTTTGCCCGCAGTAAACCGCGATTATAATAGGCTAAGGCATAGCGCGAATTCACTGCGATCGCTTTGGTGTAATTTGCCAGTGCTACTTTTTTATTTCCCCATTCCAGATAAGCATTACCCCGGTTATTATAAGCAACTGCATTTTTAGGTTCTAGTTGAATCGCTTGGTTATAATCTACAATTGCGCCTTGATAATTTCCCAAAGAAAAGCGATGCATTCCTCTATGGAGATATGCTACAGCTAATTTCGGATTTAGCTCGATAACTTTGTTATAATCTTCAGTTGCTTCTAAATTTTTGCCCAAATCGCTATAAACATCTCCCCGACTTAGATAAGCTTCCAGATATTTCGGATTGATGTCAATGGCGCTATTATAATCTTGAATCGCAGCTTGACTTTGGTTATTTGTAAATAAAGTTAAACCCCGTTGATAATAGGCTTTAGCATCATGGGGATTTAGCTCAATCACTGTATCAAAATCTTGAATCGCAGCTTCTTTCATTTTTAAGCGGCGGCGGACAATACCCCGTTGTAAGTAGGCTTCGCTATACTTTGGCTGAAAGGCGATCGCTTTACTAAAATCAGTGATTGCTGCTGGATAATCTTTTAATTCTACACGTGCTAAACCCCGCCCATAGTAAGTATAAGGATTTTTGGCATTCAGTTTAATTGCTTGATTAAAATCTGCGATCGCCTGTTTATATTTACCTAATTCATAAAAAGAAAAGCCACGGTCATAATAAGCATTATCATCCCGGCGATTTAGCTGAATTGCCTTGCTAGAATCTGCTTGAGCTTTTTGATATTCTCCTAATCGATAAAAAGCATCACCTCGGCGATTATAAGCTTGTGCATGTCGCGGATTTAATGTAATTACCTGAGTCAAATCTTTAACAGCTTCTTGGAATTCACCTTGCTCATATTTTTCTATTCCTTGCAGGTATAATAACTTGGCATCACCCGCAGGTTTGGAAGTGAGTGAAAACCATGCAGCAGCACCAACTGTAATCAAGCTAGCGATTCCAGCAACAATTAACCAAGGCTTGTTAATTATCCGTTTTTGAGTGCCATTTGTTAGATGCTTGAGGTCATTTAATACTGCAGTAGCAGACTGATAGCGTTTGTGGTAATCAAAACGCACCATTTTATCGATAATTCTAGCTAAACCTTTGTTGACTTGTGGAATTTTATCACGCCAAACAATTTCACCTGTCAGCAAATTTTTGTGCTTTGGTAATATAGCTATTTCATTATCTGTTAAACCGATGAGAGCTGCGATCGCTATCATACCTAAAGCATATATATCGCTGTTAGGTTGGGTGTTACCTTGTAATTGCTCTATGGGTATATATTCGAGATTGCCAACAATATTAGCGACAATTTCTTTCATAGAACCAAAGTCAATCAAAACTAACTTGTTGTCCGACTCCCGCCGAATAATATTTGCTGGTTTAATATCCTGATGTATGACTTCTTGACTATGGATCAATACCAAAATTTCTAATATCTCAGTTAAGAGATTAATAACTTGCTCTTCCTCCCAAGGAGTACCTAAAAAAATTTCCTCAGTTAACGGCTTACCAGGAATAAATTCTTGTACTAAGTAGAATTCTTCATTTTCTTCAAAATAATTAACTAGCTGCTGAATTTGCTCGTATTTTTTACAGACTTTTTCTAAAGTTGCTGCTTCACGTGCAAACAAGCGGCGCAAAATTTTTAGATCTTGAGGATTTTTGTTGGCAGGTTGTAGTTGCTTCAAGATAAATTGACTGTTAGGAAGGTTTGTATCTTCCACCAAATAGGTTTGTGTCAATTCCCCTGTATTTAAAACCGCCAAGATTCGGTAACGTGCATCCAGAAGGTGACTATGCATGAAAATAAATATAGTTTTATCCGGAATGATTTGATTATAGCTTGCGTATTATTACTGATGTAAATTTATTTAGTTAGATAAAAATATGCAACAGTTTATTGCTAACTATAGGCAGTAAAGTATATTATGCCGTAAGTTAACGCCCCGCCAATGATATCAAAGTTGACGTGTTAAAGAAATCACTATCTTGAAAATAGGGAGCAGGGAAAGAGAAATTTTGATGTTTGGTTGTGGTATTTTTCCCTGGGGGCGAATTTGAAAATAGGGGCACTTAGGCTAAATAAGAACGATTTTCATGCTTTTTATGGAATTTTAATACCTAAAAACAGTACTGACGCTTCTACGGCTTCCCAAAGAGTAGCACCACTGTGTAGATCACTTCTGAAACAAGGTTAGCGCCTACCGTAATATTAATTTGAAAAGAGAATGCGACAGCTTGTAGAAGCACGGCAGTGCCTTGCCCTCTAGAATATATTGATGTATCGCAAACATTATTTGATTTGGTATAAGATATCCAAATCGTGGTAATGGACATACCCCCTTGTAGTCACTGCTGTCAAGTGGGATTGCTGAGTAACTTATATTAAGCAGTTAAAACAATTAATTACACAGATTATTTCTCTGTTCTCTCTTTCTACTAATAAACTTAATTTTGCACGATTATTAGTGTACGCAGTTGATGAAGGTTACTGAGTACTACTTTTCCAAATCAAAAATCTTAGCAAATATAGAAAACACAGAGTAAAAAATTATAATTTTTTACTCTGTATTTACCTATGTATCTGCACCCTCAAGATTCGTGATGCCCTTTGCTTTATTTCTGATAATCTTAGTTTTTTTTAAACAACATTTCCATCTGTCTTACGATAGGTTTGAAGATATTCTATTGTCTATAAGATTCTATTTTTTTCAGTGGTTAATCTCTATTAATGTTACCAGTTTATACTCATCAAAACAATGATACTACAGGAG contains the following coding sequences:
- a CDS encoding ribbon-helix-helix protein, CopG family produces the protein MTDRRRSDDYKQISGYIPLDLALEFKSICARLGISQSDAIEEMAHEWIAQKTGSRSNSSRNAAPKTIADLVRTNMTELKRCGIKNLSALAKGEVLPTPGDFAIITSALAIPEEERVKIWEETFKLSVYQDTRGVKVYRDSGGVKEDECEYS
- a CDS encoding PAS domain-containing protein; its protein translation is MSVSILRILNLPGWNYKMSYEGVSIVAPTKRDATQLAQSYGDALSETAYRINGKVRIRWRGCKNPIEFFGWMATQEPPTSAETAERILQYQGSVFCSQLQIPSELLYRMVAAAENERPVSIVRQDTRKQIIVNQPMAEMLETPPEIATQRVMTQFWLPEDLAELEQRLHNDRQFTWTYSAGLNERAWAILTTQFEAFEVDGIWYRQGTCLSTPQLVPIPPGVLEQA
- a CDS encoding serine/threonine-protein kinase yields the protein MHSHLLDARYRILAVLNTGELTQTYLVEDTNLPNSQFILKQLQPANKNPQDLKILRRLFAREAATLEKVCKKYEQIQQLVNYFEENEEFYLVQEFIPGKPLTEEIFLGTPWEEEQVINLLTEILEILVLIHSQEVIHQDIKPANIIRRESDNKLVLIDFGSMKEIVANIVGNLEYIPIEQLQGNTQPNSDIYALGMIAIAALIGLTDNEIAILPKHKNLLTGEIVWRDKIPQVNKGLARIIDKMVRFDYHKRYQSATAVLNDLKHLTNGTQKRIINKPWLIVAGIASLITVGAAAWFSLTSKPAGDAKLLYLQGIEKYEQGEFQEAVKDLTQVITLNPRHAQAYNRRGDAFYRLGEYQKAQADSSKAIQLNRRDDNAYYDRGFSFYELGKYKQAIADFNQAIKLNAKNPYTYYGRGLARVELKDYPAAITDFSKAIAFQPKYSEAYLQRGIVRRRLKMKEAAIQDFDTVIELNPHDAKAYYQRGLTLFTNNQSQAAIQDYNSAIDINPKYLEAYLSRGDVYSDLGKNLEATEDYNKVIELNPKLAVAYLHRGMHRFSLGNYQGAIVDYNQAIQLEPKNAVAYNNRGNAYLEWGNKKVALANYTKAIAVNSRYALAYYNRGLLRAKLGEKKGAIADFQQAAKLFKQRGDQDSYKDAQSQLKGLQTTSDNESKSET